In a single window of the Sediminicoccus sp. KRV36 genome:
- the tatB gene encoding Sec-independent protein translocase protein TatB: MLDLAWSEILLIAVVALVVIGPKDLPGAIRGIADLIKTGKRKLASFQQQADELVREAKLDDVRNQIADVKGALNEIRNFDLKGEITKAVDGDGTLTKTFSDNPLGNTGGSSTPAWTPPPTARDTPDAPAMIPPQTMAPYKAPDPLPTPPAPDMPSFVPPSTPAPVNVAPPPVAAVPGVPAEPVISEAQAPAPPASTTPEPANHAPAAPAAAKIV; encoded by the coding sequence ATGCTCGACCTCGCCTGGTCCGAGATTTTGTTGATCGCCGTTGTGGCGCTGGTGGTGATCGGGCCCAAGGACCTGCCCGGCGCCATTCGCGGAATCGCGGACCTCATCAAGACCGGCAAGCGCAAGCTGGCCAGCTTCCAGCAGCAGGCCGATGAATTGGTGCGCGAGGCCAAGCTCGACGACGTCCGCAACCAGATTGCCGATGTGAAGGGCGCGCTCAACGAGATCCGCAATTTCGACCTGAAGGGCGAGATCACCAAGGCCGTGGATGGCGATGGCACGCTGACCAAGACCTTCTCCGACAACCCCCTGGGCAACACTGGGGGCAGCAGCACGCCGGCCTGGACCCCGCCGCCCACCGCGCGCGATACGCCCGACGCGCCCGCGATGATCCCGCCGCAGACCATGGCGCCCTACAAGGCGCCCGATCCTCTGCCGACGCCGCCGGCGCCGGACATGCCCTCCTTTGTTCCGCCCTCGACGCCAGCGCCCGTGAATGTCGCGCCGCCGCCCGTGGCGGCCGTGCCTGGTGTGCCTGCCGAGCCTGTCATATCCGAAGCCCAGGCGCCGGCCCCTCCCGCGTCCACGACACCCGAGCCTGCAAATCACGCGCCCGCGGCCCCGGCCGCGGCCAAGATCGTCTGA
- the tatC gene encoding twin-arginine translocase subunit TatC, producing MPLIEHLMELRQRLLWSVGAFFIAFAVCYYFSTNIYGFLAQPLANVLFEQGGGDRRMIFTALYEAFFTYLKVAFFGAIFFSFPIWATQLWLFIAPGLYRSEKRTIMPFLVASPFLFLLGAALAYYFIFPLAWHFFISFETPAGAGTVPIQLEAKVSEYLSLVMHMILAFGIAFQMPVGLVLLCKVGILNVQSLRKGRRYAIVGMFVVAAVITPPDVISQVGLAVPLILLYEISILFAAWTTPKPPEEEKA from the coding sequence ATGCCGCTGATCGAGCATCTGATGGAGTTGCGCCAGCGGCTCCTGTGGTCGGTCGGCGCGTTCTTCATCGCCTTCGCCGTCTGCTATTATTTCAGCACGAATATCTATGGCTTCCTGGCGCAGCCGCTCGCGAATGTCCTGTTCGAGCAGGGCGGTGGCGACCGGCGGATGATCTTCACCGCGCTGTATGAGGCCTTTTTCACCTATCTGAAGGTGGCCTTCTTCGGCGCCATCTTCTTCTCCTTCCCGATCTGGGCGACGCAGCTGTGGCTGTTCATCGCGCCGGGACTGTACCGCTCCGAGAAGCGGACGATCATGCCCTTCCTCGTCGCCTCGCCCTTCCTGTTCCTGCTGGGTGCCGCGCTGGCCTATTACTTCATCTTCCCGCTGGCCTGGCATTTCTTCATCAGCTTCGAGACGCCGGCCGGGGCCGGCACCGTACCGATCCAGCTGGAAGCCAAGGTCAGCGAGTATCTCTCGCTCGTCATGCACATGATCCTGGCCTTTGGCATTGCCTTCCAGATGCCGGTCGGGCTGGTGCTGCTCTGCAAGGTCGGCATCCTGAATGTGCAGAGCCTGCGCAAGGGGCGGCGCTATGCCATCGTCGGCATGTTCGTCGTCGCCGCCGTGATCACGCCGCCGGATGTGATCAGCCAGGTGGGTTTGGCGGTGCCGCTGATCCTGCTCTACGAGATCTCGATCCTGTTCGCGGCCTGGACCACGCCCAAGCCGCCGGAGGAGGAGAAGGCCTGA
- the serS gene encoding serine--tRNA ligase produces the protein MHDIRAVRADPAAFDAAMARRGLPAQSAMLLALDDARREAIRGTEAAQTRRNELSRDIGAAMKRGDAAEAERLKAEVAAIQERAASNLPAIREAELNAGLETLPNILDADVPEGRDETANVVMHQHGEARIPNFEARQHFELGEALGLMDFATATRLSGSRFVVLKGALARLERALGQWMLGLHTDTHGYTEVNPPLLVNAAALYGTSQLPKFEEDLFKAGDHYLIPTAEVPLTNLVADQVIPEPLEPLRYTALTPCFRSEAGSAGRDTRGMLRQHQFSKVEMVSVTRPEESAAEHERMTGCAEAVLTALGLSWRRMFLCAGDTGFGSARTYDLEVWLPGQKAWREISSCSNCRDFQARRMKSRFKRGKDMVFLHTLNGSGVAVGRALIAVMETHQQADGSILVPEVLRPWMGTDIIRR, from the coding sequence ATGCATGACATCAGGGCGGTGCGCGCCGATCCGGCGGCGTTTGACGCGGCGATGGCCCGGCGGGGGCTACCCGCCCAATCGGCCATGCTGCTGGCGCTGGACGATGCCCGGCGCGAGGCGATCCGCGGGACGGAGGCAGCGCAGACCCGCCGCAACGAGTTGAGCCGCGATATCGGCGCCGCCATGAAGCGCGGCGACGCGGCCGAGGCCGAGCGTTTGAAGGCCGAGGTCGCGGCGATCCAGGAACGCGCCGCCTCCAACCTGCCCGCGATCCGTGAGGCGGAGCTGAATGCCGGCCTCGAAACCCTGCCCAATATCCTGGATGCCGATGTTCCCGAAGGCCGGGACGAAACCGCCAATGTCGTGATGCACCAGCATGGCGAGGCGCGCATCCCGAATTTCGAGGCGAGGCAGCATTTCGAACTCGGCGAAGCGCTCGGCCTGATGGATTTCGCCACCGCGACGCGGCTCTCCGGCAGCCGCTTCGTGGTGCTGAAAGGCGCGCTGGCCCGGCTGGAACGGGCACTCGGCCAATGGATGCTGGGCCTGCACACCGATACGCATGGCTATACCGAGGTGAACCCGCCCTTGCTGGTGAATGCTGCCGCGCTCTACGGCACGAGCCAATTGCCGAAATTCGAGGAAGACCTCTTCAAGGCGGGCGATCACTACCTGATCCCGACGGCCGAGGTGCCGCTGACCAACCTGGTGGCCGACCAGGTCATCCCCGAGCCGCTGGAGCCGCTGCGGTACACCGCGCTCACCCCCTGTTTCCGCAGCGAGGCGGGTAGCGCGGGGCGTGACACGCGCGGCATGCTGCGCCAGCACCAATTCTCCAAGGTCGAGATGGTTTCCGTCACGCGCCCCGAGGAGAGTGCGGCCGAGCATGAGCGCATGACCGGCTGCGCCGAAGCGGTGCTGACCGCGCTCGGCCTGAGCTGGCGGCGGATGTTTCTCTGCGCGGGCGATACCGGCTTTGGTTCCGCGCGGACCTATGACCTCGAAGTCTGGCTGCCTGGCCAGAAGGCCTGGCGGGAGATTTCCTCCTGCTCCAATTGTCGTGATTTCCAGGCGCGGCGGATGAAATCGCGCTTCAAGCGCGGCAAGGACATGGTCTTCCTGCACACGCTCAACGGTTCGGGCGTCGCGGTTGGCCGTGCCTTGATCGCGGTGATGGAAACCCACCAGCAGGCGGATGGCAGCATCCTCGTGCCGGAGGTGCTGCGGCCCTGGATGGGCACGGACATCATCCGCCGCTAG
- a CDS encoding AraC family transcriptional regulator has product MQSDPPGASTRSTDAPEKPPASVGFSTAALPVAQQFDAWRDHCSSVVEITEALGPEPGYRAGFRMWSFGHFALSAVQAPPTRFRRTPRQIRRDSLDHWVIHIARKGHHTLQAGDADMRVPPGQPHIFSLDQVMEGQRSEVDWLCLFVARDAFPKLGAALDARREAPLQGPMAGLLGSYIEALAESLPGMASADLPHAAEATRAVVAACLAAGAPPCDPQLAGARLGRVRQIIRGQLASARLDPERLCRLAGMSRSQLYRLFEPYGGVARFIQSERLGAAHRALADAEDRRDVLRIAEAVGFYDPSAFSRAFRREFGYSPTTLRMNAATGWVTASPGTAQHAAAGDFAGALRRLSFGMPASGG; this is encoded by the coding sequence ATGCAATCCGACCCCCCCGGAGCTTCAACGCGCTCCACCGATGCGCCGGAGAAGCCGCCGGCATCTGTCGGGTTCTCAACCGCCGCCTTGCCGGTCGCGCAGCAATTCGATGCCTGGCGCGACCATTGCAGCTCCGTGGTGGAAATCACCGAGGCGCTGGGGCCGGAGCCCGGCTATCGAGCCGGCTTCCGCATGTGGTCCTTCGGGCATTTCGCGCTCAGTGCGGTGCAGGCCCCACCGACCCGGTTCCGCCGCACGCCCCGGCAGATCCGCCGCGATTCCCTCGATCATTGGGTCATCCACATCGCGCGGAAGGGCCACCATACGCTCCAGGCCGGCGATGCCGACATGCGGGTGCCGCCCGGCCAGCCGCATATCTTCTCGCTCGATCAGGTGATGGAAGGCCAGCGCTCCGAGGTGGATTGGCTGTGCCTCTTCGTGGCGCGGGATGCCTTCCCCAAGCTCGGCGCCGCGCTGGATGCCCGGCGCGAGGCCCCGTTGCAGGGCCCCATGGCGGGGCTGCTCGGCAGCTATATCGAAGCCCTGGCCGAGAGCCTGCCCGGCATGGCCTCGGCTGATCTGCCGCATGCCGCGGAGGCGACGCGCGCCGTGGTGGCCGCCTGCCTCGCCGCCGGCGCGCCGCCCTGCGACCCCCAGCTGGCCGGCGCGCGGCTGGGGCGGGTGCGGCAGATCATCCGCGGCCAACTCGCCTCGGCCCGGCTCGACCCTGAGCGACTTTGCCGCCTGGCCGGCATGTCCCGCTCGCAGCTGTACCGGTTGTTCGAGCCGTATGGCGGCGTGGCCCGCTTCATCCAGAGCGAGCGCCTGGGTGCTGCGCACCGCGCCCTGGCCGATGCCGAAGACCGCCGCGACGTGCTGCGCATCGCCGAGGCAGTGGGCTTCTATGACCCCTCCGCCTTCAGCCGGGCCTTCCGGCGCGAATTCGGCTACTCGCCGACCACGCTGCGGATGAACGCCGCCACGGGATGGGTCACGGCTTCCCCCGGCACGGCGCAACACGCGGCAGCCGGCGACTTTGCCGGCGCGCTGCGGCGCCTCTCCTTCGGAATGCCGGCTAGCGGCGGATGA
- the glsA gene encoding glutaminase A, with the protein MDQRLHAAEAASQMPVSTGQLPPPEAVRALVREAWERFGSVTEGRVADYIPALAQTAPGLFGLCIAGVDGRTFAVGDADHAFSIQSMSKPFVFALVCQALGGGIAREKIGVNATGLPFNSVMAIELNQDRTMNPMVNAGAIATTSLVPGADLAAKWVFIRDGLSRFAGRELQMDEDVHASEAATNQRNQGIARLLHGYGRMYSDPDEATELYTRQCALSVTARDMAVMGATLADGGVNPVTRERVVDADRCQRVLAVLATAGLYEESGDWLYEVGLPGKSGVAGGIVTIAPGKGGLGVFSPPLDAAGNSVRGQLATKFLSERLGLNLFASRPVG; encoded by the coding sequence ATGGATCAGCGCCTGCACGCGGCGGAAGCCGCCAGCCAAATGCCTGTCTCGACCGGGCAATTGCCGCCGCCCGAGGCCGTTCGCGCGCTGGTGCGCGAGGCGTGGGAGCGTTTTGGCAGTGTCACGGAAGGCCGCGTTGCCGACTATATCCCGGCCCTGGCGCAGACCGCCCCCGGCCTGTTCGGCCTGTGCATTGCCGGCGTGGATGGGCGAACCTTCGCCGTGGGCGATGCCGACCACGCTTTCTCCATCCAGAGCATGTCCAAGCCTTTCGTCTTTGCCCTTGTCTGCCAGGCGTTGGGCGGCGGCATCGCGCGCGAAAAGATCGGCGTGAACGCGACCGGCCTGCCCTTCAACTCGGTCATGGCGATCGAGCTGAACCAGGACCGCACCATGAACCCGATGGTGAATGCCGGCGCCATCGCCACCACCAGCCTGGTGCCGGGCGCCGATCTGGCGGCGAAATGGGTCTTCATCCGCGATGGGCTTTCCCGCTTCGCCGGGCGGGAACTGCAGATGGATGAGGACGTCCATGCCTCCGAAGCCGCGACGAACCAGCGCAACCAGGGCATCGCCCGCCTGCTGCATGGCTATGGCCGGATGTATTCCGACCCCGATGAAGCGACCGAACTCTACACCCGCCAATGCGCCCTGAGCGTCACCGCGCGCGACATGGCGGTGATGGGCGCCACCCTGGCCGATGGTGGCGTGAACCCCGTCACGCGGGAGCGTGTGGTGGATGCCGATCGCTGCCAGCGCGTGCTGGCCGTGCTGGCCACCGCCGGGCTCTACGAGGAATCCGGCGACTGGCTCTATGAGGTGGGGCTGCCAGGCAAAAGCGGCGTGGCGGGGGGCATTGTCACCATCGCGCCGGGCAAGGGCGGGCTTGGCGTCTTCTCGCCGCCGTTGGATGCCGCGGGCAACAGCGTGCGCGGCCAATTGGCGACGAAGTTCCTGTCCGAGCGGCTGGGCCTCAACCTCTTTGCGTCACGGCCGGTCGGGTAG